A stretch of Henckelia pumila isolate YLH828 chromosome 4, ASM3356847v2, whole genome shotgun sequence DNA encodes these proteins:
- the LOC140863074 gene encoding UDP-xylose transporter 2-like: MGDSKGFQLGTIGALTLSVVSSVSIVICNKALMSSLHFIFATTLTSWHLLVTFCSLHVALWMKFFDHKPIDSQIVIGFGILNGISIGLLNLSLGFNSVGFYQMTKLAIIPCTVLLETLFLSKAFSKSVKLSLGILLLGVGIATITDLQLNFLGSFLSFLAVVTTCVAQIMTNTIQKKYKISSTQLLYQSCLYQSVTLLISGPFLDKLLTGLNVFSFDYTPRVLVFIVLSCLIAIAVNFSTFLVIGKTSPVTYQVLGHLKTCLVLAFGYVLVGDPFSWRNIFGILVAMVGMFLYSYYCNIENQKRSEEAPALNQLKESESDPLLHVEIGAGKFNDVSVPKDTVWESDKDLRA; this comes from the exons ATGGGTGATAGCAAGGGGTTTCAGCTGGGGACGATAGGGGCGTTGACTTTATCGGTGGTTTCGTCGGTTTCCATTGTGATTTGTAACAAAGCTCTTATGAGTTCTTTGCACTTCATTTTTG CTACAACCTTGACAAGCTGGCATCTACTTGTTACTTTTTGTTCTCTTCATGTGGCACTATGGATGAAGTTTTTTGATCACAAACCAATAGATTCACAAATTGTGATTGGATTCGGCATTCTAAATGGAATTTCGATTGGATTGTTAAACCTCAGCTTAGGTTTCAATTCTGTTGGTTTTTATCAG ATGACTAAGCTGGCAATTATCCCATGCACTGTACTATTGGAAACCCTTTTCTTAAGCAAAGCATTCAG TAAAAGCGTAAAGCTTTCTCTCGGAATTCTTCTTTTAGGCGTTGGAATTGCCACCATCACTGATCTGCAGCTCAATTTTCTGGGCTCGTTTCTCTCTTTTCTTGCAGTTGTTACAACTTGTGTTGCTCAAATT ATGACTAATACCATCCAAAAGAAATACAAGATTTCTTCGACACAACTTCTTTATCAATCTTGTCTTTATCAATCAGTCACCCTGCTCATCTCGGGTCCATTTCTGGATAAGCTTTTGACTGGTCTAAACGTATTTTCCTTCGACTACACTCCACGAGTGTTG GTGTTTATTGTTCTATCCTGCCTGATCGCGATCGCTGTTAATTTTAGCACATTCCTTGTGATAGGGAAAACATCTCCTGTCACTTATCAAGTTCTTGGGCATCTCAAAACTTGTTTAGTATTAGCATTTGGCTATGTTTTGGTTGGTGATCCATTCAGCTGGAGGAACATTTTTGGGATTTTGGTTGCGATGGTTGGGATGTTTCTATATTCTTATTATTGCAATATCGAGAATCAGAAAAGAAGTGAAGAAGCACCAGCACTGAATCAG CTGAAGGAATCTGAATCTGATCCCCTTTTGCATGTGGAGATTGGAGCTGGGAAGTTCAACGATGTTTCTGTCCCTAAGGACACAGTTTGGGAATCAGACAAGGATCTGCGTGCTTGA
- the LOC140862769 gene encoding uncharacterized protein: MVPSLLDKIRTGQSSDQQVLTWKHKNEAKCGSLYTVKDGIVHHKGRMLIPAVDSLREEVMTETHTVLYSIHPGSTKMFKDLQKLYWWPGMKKDIVKFVNKCLTCQQVKVEHQRPAGLLKPLPIPTWKWEDVTIDFVVGLPTTPRRMNSIWALYGRKFRNPLHWDEVGERAILGPEIVQQTVNMIAKIKDKMLTAQSHQKSYADQRRRDLEFQVGDHVFLKVSPWKGVLRFGKKRKLSPRYIGSFEILDKVGARAYRVSFPPNQEGVHNVFHISMLRKYIANPSHIIHHKPVQWTPDLSYEETPVQILDKRVRKLRNK; this comes from the exons ATGGTTCCAAGTTTGCTCGACAAGATTCGAACAGGTCAGTCTTCAGACCAGCAAGTGTTAACTTGGAAACATAAAAATGAAGCCAAATGTGGTTCATTGTATACAGTGAAGGATGGGATCGTACATCACAAAGGGCGAATGTTGATACCAGCAGTAGATTCACTGAGGGAAGAGGTGATGACTGAGACTCACACTGTGCTGTATTCTATTCACCCAGGGAGTACAAAGATGTTCAAGGATTTACAGAAACTATActggtggccaggtatgaagaaagacatcGTTAAGTTTGTTAACAAGTGTTTgacttgtcaacaggtgaaagttgAACATCAAAGACCAGCAGGACTTTTGAAACCATTACCCATTCCTACATGGAAATGGGAAGACGTCACTATAGACTTCGTGGTTGGATTGCCAACTACACCAAGGagaatgaattcaatatgg gctttgtatgggagGAAATTTAGGAATCCATTGCATTGGGATGAAGTGGGAGAAAGAGCTATTTTAGGACCAGAAATAGTGCAGCAGACAGTCAACATGATAGCGAAAATCAAGGACAAGATGTTGACAGCACAGAGTCATCAGAAAAGCTATGCCGATCAAAGGCGTAGGGATTTGGAATTTCAGGTGGGTGACCATGtgttcttgaaggtgtcaccttggAAGGGAGTCTTGAGATTTGGAAAGAAAAGAAAGCTGAgcccgagatatatagggtctTTTGAGATCCTAGACAAGGTTGGAGCAAGAGCTTACCGAGTATCATTTCCTCCAAATCAGGAAggagtgcacaacgttttccatatctctatgttgaggaagtacatcgcAAATCCTTCCCACATCATTCACCACAAGCCAGTTCAATGGACGCCCGACTTGTCCTATGAAGAGACTCCTGTTCAAATTTTGGATAAGCGAGTCCGAAAGTTGAGAAACAAATAG